The following is a genomic window from Terriglobia bacterium.
GCAGAATCTCGACGTACTCCACGCCGCTTTCGCCCGGCAGTTTCATGAGCACGAAGTTCGGCTCCATGGTCTGCGTCGCCTGCTCGCCGCGCGCGTTCATGCCGACTTCGGTGGCCACCGTCCACAGATCCTCGCGGTTGTAGAACACTTCCGGATCAGTCATGTGATAGAGGCCGTAAACGTCCGCCTGCAGCTTGAGCAACAGCTCGGGGTAGCGCACGTGTTTGCGCAGCGCCGGTGGCATCGCGGCTGCGTCCTTGAACAGGCTGGGAAAGACGCGGCGGTAGGCGGCGATGATGGGATCCCCCGGATCAAAAACATAAAACGTCGTTGTCCCATCGTAGGCGTCAATCACCACCTTCACGCTGTTTCGCATGTAGTTGATCAGGTTGCCGTCGAGACGGTAATGCCGCGAGTACGGGTAGTTGTCCGAGACGGTGAATGCATCCATCATCCATGACAGCCTGCCATCGTCGCCGACCACGATGTACGGATCCGGATCGTAGGTGAGGAAGGGGGCCAGCGCCGACACACGGTCGCGCACGTTGCGGCGCATGAGTAGCCGACTCTGCGGGTTGACATCGTCGCTGAACGGCAGCTTCGCCACATCGCCGCGGTCGAGAGCGATCAGGACGCGCCGCATGAAGCCGCCCAGAACGATCCCGCCGTTGCCCTCGTAAGACGTCAGGCTGTTGGTCTGGCCTTGCGGATAGTTGAATTCCTTTTGCCGCGTTTTCACGTACACGTCGGTGTTGGTCAGCTCGCCGAAATAAACCTCGGGGCGCGTCACCGCCGGACCGCGCACCGTGCTCTGCACGGGCATGTTGCTCAGCATCAGCGTTGGCAGCCCTTCCGGCGTGAAGCCATTGACCGGGTTCATGGTGACGCCGTAGCCGTGCGTGTAAATCAGCTTCTCGTTGATCCAGTTGCGGCTGCTTTCGGGTAGCTTGTCGACGCTTAGCTCGCGCGTCGCCAGCATCACTTGACGCATGGTGCCGTCGATCTCATAGCGGTCAATGTCGATGTCCGGAAAATCGTAATAGGTGCGGATTTCCTGGATCTGACGCAGCGTGTCCTGTAGCGCACGCCAGTCCCACAGCCGGATGTTCTGCAGCGTAGCCTGATTGTTCGCCGGGTCGATGGCCTCGGCCGTCGTCTCCGCCGCGAACTCACGCTGGGAGACGCGGTCCAAACCGTAGGCTCGGCGCGTCAACTCAATGTTGTGGGCAATATAGGGCCGCTCGCGAACCAGTTCGTTCGGTTTGACGATAAAGCTGGTGACATACCAGGCCACCACCTGAAGCGCCAGATAACAGAGCACGGCGGGAACGATTGCAGCCACAAGCCAGCGCACGCGCGGTATTACCATCACCGCGTTGACGCCGGCCATCAGCGCGCCGAGAAGAAGCGCGATGCAGACGACAAGCAGGCCGGGGAGCATGACGTGGGCATCGGCATAGGTCACACCGGCGAAGATCGTATGAGCGTCGAACAATTGCTCGAACCGCCCGAGATAGACACGCATCGCGAGGGTCAGCAGCAGGCACGCAAACGTGATGGAGAGCGCGCGCCAGGGCACCGGGATGTAGGCGCCACGGCTTCCGGCGAGTACCCGGGCGCCGCCGGTGATGAGAAGGAAGAAACCGGCAAGCGCGCATCCAATCACCGCCAGCGCCAGCAGCCACCCGGAGACGAGCTGCCATACGGGAAGGGTGAAGAAATAGAAATTCAGCGGCTTGCCGAAGATCGGATCTACCACCCCGCCGGAAGCGCTGGGCGCGTACCAATAGAGGGCGAACGCCGGCCACTCCAACACCATGCTGGCGCCGGTGACAGCGGCGATGACCAGGGCGACGGCCAGCGCCACAAAGCGCAGCACGGCGTCAACCGGCAGCTTCAGCGGCTGCCCGCCGACATAAATCGTGTGCCCGCTCGGCAAGCTGTCGAGGTGAGCCCGCTTCATCGCCAGGAACGAACCGTACAGAATCAGAAATGTGGCCGCGGCAAACATGGTGAAGACGGCGGACTGAAGACGCAACGTTTTCCAGAACACGTCCCCATAGCCCAGGGAGCCGAACCAGAGTGCGTCGACGTAATAGGACAACGCCGTCCGGCCCCCGAGGAGGATAGCGGCGAGCAGGACGAGAAAAAGAATGAGAGGGGAACGGCGACGGCGGCGATGCAGCAATCGCGGCCATTCGATGGACTCGGACATTACCCTACCTCGCTTGCGCTGGCATTTCCCGCCCGGAGATGCGATGAATTCGTATTTTCCTCTTGATTCCGCAAGTCGTGAACATTGTACGCGCGGTGCTCGCGGCACCTATGGCTACAACGCGGTCACGACGACCACACCACCCGGCGTAATCCCACTTTGGTATCATGCGCCGGTCGTCCATGGCCTTGCGTTCCGAGTTCCACGAGGATTCTGTTGGCCTTCTCCCGACGACTTATCCAAACTATGTCAATGAGAGGCGATCATGCGAAGATTGTTTTGCTTCATTCTTTTGGTTGTAACGGTCGTCGGAGCAAAAGACCGGAAGGACATTCCCCAAGCCCCGCTTCCTGCTGAAATCCTAACTGCCAAGAAGATCTTCGTGTCAAAGGGTGTGGGAACCACAGCGTTTACTGTCAAGGAGGGCTTTGATCTTGCTTTTGACGCCTTCTACGCAGACATCAAGTCGTGGGGCAGGTATGTGATCACGGATAAGGCCGACGACGCCGATCTCATCATGCAGGTGTCGTACACGGCGGGTACTGGCGGGACGAATGTTTGGAGCGCCACCAATCCAAACACGAATCAAACAACGGTTTTCAGCTCGCAGATATTCAACTGTAATCTCTCGCTAGTTGTTTACGACAGCCGCACGAAAACAGAACTGTGGTCCACTAGCGTGTCGCCGGGGGTAGCTCGACGGAAGAAAAACCAAGAAAAAGAGATGATCAAGGCTGGTGAGAAACTGGTGACGAATCTGAAGCAGCGAGCGAATACTTCCACTCCTGCGTTCCTGTCTACATCCGGCCCTGGCGAGAAGGCGACTTCAACTCCAACGCCCTGAATTGTGCGTCAGGGGCAGCCCGTTCGTAAGTTCTTTGAATCCAGCGTTAGCGGGTCCATGCGAAGTACATCACGTATAACCAACTCAGAAGTCCATGGACAATGCACCACAATATGCTAAGGTTCCTTGACCAAGACAAAGCGATAGCGAGCATCATACCCATCAAGTACGCCCCGTCGATCCAAACGGCACGGGAAAAGGCCAATAGGCTATTTGTCGAATTGCGCTCCAAGTCTCCGGCCCGACTCTCCAAATCCTCAACCCGGCTCTCCAAGTCCTGAGCCCAGTTCTCCAAATCCCCAGAGCCAGCCTCATCGACAAAGTCATCGTCGTTCAAAACTTGGTCCCTCCTAGGCCGTAACGCGCTTCGATTCCTTGATTGCGGCCTGCCCCTTTTCCCTAAATACGAGACTCAGGCCACGTACCGCAAGGGTTTGTATGCTGACGCCTTCCGACACGGCAAGCCCGTGCAGTCGCTCCCATTCCCCGCGTGGCAGTCGAACTGTGAGGGCCACAGTATCTTTCTTCCCGCGTTTACGAACCAGAGGAGCAGAACCGCCCTTATGCTGCGCTTCGATCGGGCAAGTCACGCAATCCTCTCGATCTTCAGATACAGCGCAGGAAGTTTGCTGCTCGGGACATTAGAGAGGGAAGGGCATCCGGCACGGACGTCCAGTTACAGCTTTGGAGAACTCCATTAAGAGCATTTCCGCCTTGGTGCACGACATCATCGATGATGGAGCAGGCAGTTTCTTGAGGTCTGACGCGCCCGGCGAAGTTCGGTCCCGCTGATTAACAAGAGCCAGCCTGTAAACGTTCAATTGATCCGCTCTAAGTCTTCGGCCAAGAACTGTTGCACAACGGCCTCGTCATCAAGAGACACCTGCACCACTTCACCGGGGGCGCTATCCGCGTCCACGGTCCCAGTCCTTCCCTGAAGCCACTTGTCCACTTTCGCCAGCAGTTTGACTCGGACTCTCTCGCCACGTTTCATGCGCAATTGATCACTTTCTGCACGTGTGCGCCAGGGGCGACCGTTCGCAAGTGATTGAGTTCTGGCGCGCCCGGAGAGATTCGAACTCCCGACCTATTGCTCCGGAGGCAATCGCTCTATCCAGCTGAGCTACGGGCGCGCTTCGTCCATTATAGCGGACGATGCCGGGTTCAAGGTTGCTGCGTGCTGCCGGTTTCGGAGTGCTGCGAGCGCTCCAACTTCTTGCGCGCGACCGCCGTCTCGCAGTTGCGGCGGAAGGCGATCAGTTCGGCGACGATCGCCACCGCAATCTCCTCCGGAGTGACCGCGCCGATTTCCAGCCCCACCGGAGCATTGACGCGCTCGAACAGCGCCGCATCGAGCCCCTGGTTTTCCAGCTCCTTATAAATCGAAATCGTCTTGCGGCGCGAGCCGATCATGCCGATGTAGCGTGCCGGCGTGGTGACCGCCCAACGCAGCACGCGCATGTCGTCGCGATGCCCGCGGGTGACAATCACGATGTAGGAATTCTCGTTCGGGGTAAGCCGCGCGCAGGATTTGTCGAAGTCGTCGGCGATCACCTCGCGCGCGTCCGGGAAGCGCTCGCGGTTGGCGTAGCTCTCGCGGTCGTCCACGATAACCACGTCGAACCCCGCGTCGCGCGCCACTTTGTACGTGTTGAACGCCACGTGCCCGGCGCCGAATAGGTAAAGCACGGGAATGGGCAGCACAGGTTCGATGAAGACCTCCAGGGTTCCGCCGCAGACCAGACCGGTATCGTACTTCGGATTCTGGTTGAGATTGAAGCTCAGGGTGCGCGGTTTCTCCTCTTCCATGACCTCGCGCGCCGCCTGCCAGACTTCGGCCTCCACGCAGCCGCCGCCGATGGTGCCCACAATCGACCCGTCGTCGCGCACCAGCATCTTCGAGGTCTGGAACGAGGGGATGGACCCGCGGACGTTGGTAATGGTGGCCAGCGCGCCGCGCCTTCCCTCCTGCCGCAGGCTGACGAGCTCCTGGTAGATGTCCATCCCCGTGATTGTACCCCGGCAATGATGTAAGCTGACCCTCATGCGTGGGGACGGCAAAATCGTTCCAATCATCCTGGCCGCTGGCCCATCTTCACTGGCGATCCCCAAGGCCCTGGCGAAGTTTGGCGTGAAGACCGCGCTGCAGATCGCGATGGCAAACTGTGCCAGGTTGGAAACGCCGATTGTGGTGCTGGGGAGCGAAAGCGAGCGCGTGCGATCCGCGACTCCTGCCGGCGTGCGCGTTGTGCTCAACGACAATTGGCGCGCAGGGCAGATGTCGTCGCTGAGGGTGGCGCTGGCGCAAGTTGCGCCGGATGCGGATTTCATGCTCTACCCGGTGGACTATCCCCTGCTCACGCCCGAGGTGATCGAGAAGCTGGTGGCGGGTTTTCGCGCGCGGTCTGCCCCGCAGGCGATGGCTATTCCGCAATTCCAGAACCGTGGTGGGCATCCGGTGATCTTCGCCGCTGAGCTGCGCGCGGAGTTCGCGCAGGCGGAAACCGCGCGCGACATCGTGTATCGCGATGCCAAACGCGTGAAATTCGTCAGCGTAGAGACGAATGCCATCTGGCGCGATCTCGACAGCCCCTCGGCGTATCGCGCGCGCGTGCGCGAGTACCAGCGCCGCTTTCATTCTCACAAACGCACATGTATGCAACTGTCGCGAGTCCCGCAGGGACGCCAGAGCCCAGCCCGGCACGTAAGTGCCGGCAAAGCCGTCGCCCTCACGAAACCGAGTCCCGCAGGGACGGCGCAGTTCGGCTCCTATTTTGACGAGGTCCGCTCCGGCCTGCCGGTTACGCGCGACATGGCGTGCCGTCTCATCCAATGCGACCATCGCAACCTGCCCGACCTGCTTGCCACCGCCGTACACTTGAAAGAGCAATTCAAGCCGGGCGTCATCACCTACTCCCGCAAGGTTTTTCTGCCCCTGACGAACTTGTGCCGCGATTATTGCGGCTACTGCATTTTTCGCCGCGATCCTGGCCAGCCCGGCGCGCACACCATGTCGGCCGACGAAGTCCTGCGCGTGGCGCGCGAAGGCGAGCGCCTCGGCTGCCGGGAAGCGCTCTTCAGCCTGGGCGACAAGCCGGAACTTGTCTTTCCGGAGATGCGGGCGACTCTGCGCCGCCTCGGCTACAAATCCACGCTGCATTACCTGGAAGCGATGTGCGAGCTCGTGCTCCGCCAGACTGGCCTAATCCCGCACGCCAACCCGGGCCTGATGAGCGCGCATTGGCTGCGGCGTTTGCGCGCCGTCTCGCCCAGTGTTGGGCTCATGCTGGAAACGACCAGCGACAAACTGATGCCGCAGGCAGCCCATCGTGACGCGCCCGACAAAGTTCCCGCTTTGCGGCTGGCGGTGATCGAGGCGGCGGGGAGGCAGGGAATTCCATTCACGACCGGCATCCTGGTCGGGATCGGAGAAACGCCGCGCGACCGTGTGGACTCACTGTTCGCCATTGCCGATCTGCACCGTCGTTACGGGCATATCCAGGAAGTCATCGTGCAGAATTTCCGCGTGAAGCCGGAGATTCCGATGTCGCGCCATCGTGAGCCGAGCAGGGGAGAAATGCTGCGCACCGTGGCCGTGGCGCGCCTCATCCTGCGCAACATGAACTTGCAAGCGCCGCCGAACCTCTCCGCGCCCGATTACCAGGCGCTGCTGTCGGCCGGAATCAATGATTGGGGCGGGGTGTCGCCGCTCACGCCGGATTTCATCAACCCCGAGCGCCCCTGGCCACACCTGCGCGATCTGGAAGTGCGCACGCGTGCAGCGGGCTTGACCTTGCGCCAGCGCCTGCCCGTATATCCGGAGTATTTGCCGAATGTTGCTGCAGCCGGGGGCCTCGCGGCAGAGAAGACGCGCGCCGCAGCGGATGCGGGAGGCTATGCAAAGGGCTCCAACTCGGCGACGATGCACCTCATGGCGCCTGCATCGCAAATTCCCGGGTTGCGCGCGTACGGTGGCAGCGCAGGGCTTTAGCCGGCAAACCAGCGCCCATGATTTAGAGTAGTACCGATGCGCGCGGAGGCAACATGCTGAAGGTCGTTTCGGTGCTAGTTGTGGCGTGGGGTGGGGTTTATGCGTATGCGGGGGTGATGGCGCGCTCTCATCCTTCGGCAATAGCCCCAGTCCTGTTTATCGTGACGGGCATGCTCGTAGGGATTGGCGGCGCGGGATTTTGGTTTCGCAAGTCGTGGGCGGCGACGATGACACTGCTTGGACTGGTGGGCATCAGCGCAGCCGCGCTCTACAGCGCCGTCGTCCTGCACGGCTGGACGGGCATGCGGGTGTCGCATCACGTTATGCGGCTGCTGATTTCGGCAGCGCTATTTGCGGGCGCGGTGCTGGCAGCGCGCCAACCAGCCAAAGCCCGTTTATGAATCGCAAACCGTGATCACCATCCTCACCGGCGGAAGCGGCGGCGCAAAATTCGTGCAGGGACTGGTCCGCGTGGTCCCGCCCGAAGACATTACCGCCATCGTAAATACCGGCGATGACCTCACGTGGTGGGGTCTGCACGTTTCCCCCGATCTTGATTCCATCACCTATGCGCTGGCCGGCGTGCTCAGTCGCGAGCGCGGCTGGGGCGTTGACGGCGACACATTTTCCTGCCTGGAACGCATGCGGCAACTCGGAGCGCCGGCCTGGTTCCAACTCGGCGACCGTGACCTGGCCACGCATTTGCGCCGCACCGAACTGCTGCAAGCCCGCACCCTGACCGAGGCGACGGCGGAAATTGCCGCCAGCATGGGCGTGCAGACGCACATCCTGCCGATGTCGAACGACCGCGTCGAAACGTGCGTGCTCACCACGCAAGGCGAGATGAGCTTCCAGGAATACTTCGTGCGCGAGCGTTACCGCGTGCCGGTCAAGGGAGTACGCTTTACTGGCGCAGAACAGGCGCAGCCTGCGCCCGGGGTGATCGAGGCGATCCGCGACGCCGAGGCGGTCCTGATCGCGCCGAGCAATCCGGTCACCAGCATCGGCCCCATCCTCGGCGTGCCTGGAATTCGCCAGGCGCTCCGGACAACGCCAGCGCCGGTGGCGGCAGTCAGCCCGATTGTCGGCGGCGCCGCGGTTTCCGGCCCGGCGGGCGAGCTCATGATGACTCAGAATCTGGCGGTCTCGATCGCCGGGGTGGCGCAAGCCTACAAGGATTTTCTCGACGTGTTGATTGCCGACCAGCGCGATCGTCGAAACGCCGGCGAGGTCGAAGAATTCGGCGTGCAGGTCACACTCACCAATGCCATCATGGATTCCGGCCATGCCAAGGCGGATCTGGCCCGCGCCACGCTGGCGGCGGTCATGTCGGCGCGTGCCGCGGGCAGCACGCCATGATCCTGATTCCGGTCAAGGAGATGTCCACCGCCAAGCAGCGGCTGGCACGGGTGCTGACCCAGCCACAGCGTACGATCTTGGCGCGGACCATGCTGAAGGATATTTGTGCCGCGCTGGCCGATGTCAAGCATCGCTCCGCCATCGTCCTCGTCACCAACGATGCCTTTGCCACCGCCCTGGCGCGCCACTACGGCTTCCAGCTCATCGTCGACAACGAAAATCTCGGTGAGAGCGAGGCCATCGCCATGGCTACCGCCGAGGCGGAAAAGCGCGGCGCCGATTTCACCATGGTTCTGCCCGGCGACATTCCCCTGCTGCTTGCCGATGAGGTCGAGGCCGTCCTCTCCGCCATGCCGGCAGCAGGTTCGGTGCTGGTGCCCGCTGCCGACGGACGCGGCACCAATGCGGCATTGCGCCGGCCGTGCGCGCTGTTTCCCCTGCGCTTCGGTAACGACAGTTTTCTGCCGCACCGCGCCTCGGCGCAGGCAACCGGCAAAACCTGCGTCGTGCTCGACAACCAAAATCTTCCCGGCATCGCGCTCGACATTGACCGCCCCGCCGACCTCGCCCAGCTTCTTGGCTTTCCCATGCGCACCCGCACACAGAAGCTGCTGTGCGAGTGGAAGTTGCCGGAGCCCTGGCGCGGCCAGGCCAGCGCTTGAAAAGAAAACTCCCGGGCCGTGGGCTCGGAAGCGCGCTGACCGCAGGGTT
Proteins encoded in this region:
- a CDS encoding UPF0182 family protein encodes the protein MSESIEWPRLLHRRRRRSPLILFLVLLAAILLGGRTALSYYVDALWFGSLGYGDVFWKTLRLQSAVFTMFAAATFLILYGSFLAMKRAHLDSLPSGHTIYVGGQPLKLPVDAVLRFVALAVALVIAAVTGASMVLEWPAFALYWYAPSASGGVVDPIFGKPLNFYFFTLPVWQLVSGWLLALAVIGCALAGFFLLITGGARVLAGSRGAYIPVPWRALSITFACLLLTLAMRVYLGRFEQLFDAHTIFAGVTYADAHVMLPGLLVVCIALLLGALMAGVNAVMVIPRVRWLVAAIVPAVLCYLALQVVAWYVTSFIVKPNELVRERPYIAHNIELTRRAYGLDRVSQREFAAETTAEAIDPANNQATLQNIRLWDWRALQDTLRQIQEIRTYYDFPDIDIDRYEIDGTMRQVMLATRELSVDKLPESSRNWINEKLIYTHGYGVTMNPVNGFTPEGLPTLMLSNMPVQSTVRGPAVTRPEVYFGELTNTDVYVKTRQKEFNYPQGQTNSLTSYEGNGGIVLGGFMRRVLIALDRGDVAKLPFSDDVNPQSRLLMRRNVRDRVSALAPFLTYDPDPYIVVGDDGRLSWMMDAFTVSDNYPYSRHYRLDGNLINYMRNSVKVVIDAYDGTTTFYVFDPGDPIIAAYRRVFPSLFKDAAAMPPALRKHVRYPELLLKLQADVYGLYHMTDPEVFYNREDLWTVATEVGMNARGEQATQTMEPNFVLMKLPGESGVEYVEILPFTPANRNNLIGWIAGRSDGAHYGTLAVYDFPKTRLVDGPLQVEARIDQNAQLSGQLSLWNQQGSHVRRGALLVIPTGRGLLYAEPIYLQAERSPMPELRLVVLALQDRLAYGPTFESAMAALFGGAASSTSAAAASSTSAAAASAEAARAAPASAAAPATDLNALIAEAAKDLADYQRLTSEGKLGEAGQKLEHLKRTLDELNKRKR
- a CDS encoding XdhC/CoxI family protein — encoded protein: MDIYQELVSLRQEGRRGALATITNVRGSIPSFQTSKMLVRDDGSIVGTIGGGCVEAEVWQAAREVMEEEKPRTLSFNLNQNPKYDTGLVCGGTLEVFIEPVLPIPVLYLFGAGHVAFNTYKVARDAGFDVVIVDDRESYANRERFPDAREVIADDFDKSCARLTPNENSYIVIVTRGHRDDMRVLRWAVTTPARYIGMIGSRRKTISIYKELENQGLDAALFERVNAPVGLEIGAVTPEEIAVAIVAELIAFRRNCETAVARKKLERSQHSETGSTQQP
- the cofG gene encoding 7,8-didemethyl-8-hydroxy-5-deazariboflavin synthase CofG, encoding MRGDGKIVPIILAAGPSSLAIPKALAKFGVKTALQIAMANCARLETPIVVLGSESERVRSATPAGVRVVLNDNWRAGQMSSLRVALAQVAPDADFMLYPVDYPLLTPEVIEKLVAGFRARSAPQAMAIPQFQNRGGHPVIFAAELRAEFAQAETARDIVYRDAKRVKFVSVETNAIWRDLDSPSAYRARVREYQRRFHSHKRTCMQLSRVPQGRQSPARHVSAGKAVALTKPSPAGTAQFGSYFDEVRSGLPVTRDMACRLIQCDHRNLPDLLATAVHLKEQFKPGVITYSRKVFLPLTNLCRDYCGYCIFRRDPGQPGAHTMSADEVLRVAREGERLGCREALFSLGDKPELVFPEMRATLRRLGYKSTLHYLEAMCELVLRQTGLIPHANPGLMSAHWLRRLRAVSPSVGLMLETTSDKLMPQAAHRDAPDKVPALRLAVIEAAGRQGIPFTTGILVGIGETPRDRVDSLFAIADLHRRYGHIQEVIVQNFRVKPEIPMSRHREPSRGEMLRTVAVARLILRNMNLQAPPNLSAPDYQALLSAGINDWGGVSPLTPDFINPERPWPHLRDLEVRTRAAGLTLRQRLPVYPEYLPNVAAAGGLAAEKTRAAADAGGYAKGSNSATMHLMAPASQIPGLRAYGGSAGL
- the cofD gene encoding 2-phospho-L-lactate transferase — translated: MITILTGGSGGAKFVQGLVRVVPPEDITAIVNTGDDLTWWGLHVSPDLDSITYALAGVLSRERGWGVDGDTFSCLERMRQLGAPAWFQLGDRDLATHLRRTELLQARTLTEATAEIAASMGVQTHILPMSNDRVETCVLTTQGEMSFQEYFVRERYRVPVKGVRFTGAEQAQPAPGVIEAIRDAEAVLIAPSNPVTSIGPILGVPGIRQALRTTPAPVAAVSPIVGGAAVSGPAGELMMTQNLAVSIAGVAQAYKDFLDVLIADQRDRRNAGEVEEFGVQVTLTNAIMDSGHAKADLARATLAAVMSARAAGSTP
- the cofC gene encoding 2-phospho-L-lactate guanylyltransferase; amino-acid sequence: MILIPVKEMSTAKQRLARVLTQPQRTILARTMLKDICAALADVKHRSAIVLVTNDAFATALARHYGFQLIVDNENLGESEAIAMATAEAEKRGADFTMVLPGDIPLLLADEVEAVLSAMPAAGSVLVPAADGRGTNAALRRPCALFPLRFGNDSFLPHRASAQATGKTCVVLDNQNLPGIALDIDRPADLAQLLGFPMRTRTQKLLCEWKLPEPWRGQASA